In the Deinococcus misasensis DSM 22328 genome, one interval contains:
- a CDS encoding phosphotransferase enzyme family protein, which produces MTPFEHLSSRAQMHRLRQVALKALEAYPFEVRKLTVINHGFNTTFRVDDTSGRKYALRINVNSHRTVANVQAEMAWLDALSRETDLAVVKPVRTTEGHLMQMLEVPGLSDMRPSALFEWIPGPLLEDKVSVPIVRQLGAVTAKLHVHARQWSLPEGCALPVSNKIYLGDEVVLFDERGAEHLSRAQQNLFETASKKASDVLNDIWAREGTPIPIHTDLHDGNLKVWRNVLQVFDFDDCAFGHPVQDVANVLYYQTTYPEREACNQAFIEGYQQVTPWTFEDTEIEALKAGRALLLVNDVLRNLNPDIRKHIAGFLERTTQRMTLWLEEGTYRSPQP; this is translated from the coding sequence ATGACCCCTTTTGAACACCTTTCCTCCAGAGCACAAATGCACCGCCTGCGTCAGGTGGCCCTCAAAGCACTTGAAGCCTACCCCTTTGAAGTCCGAAAGCTGACGGTGATCAACCACGGGTTCAACACCACGTTTCGGGTGGATGACACCTCGGGCAGGAAATACGCCCTGCGGATCAATGTGAACAGCCACCGCACCGTTGCCAACGTGCAGGCAGAAATGGCCTGGCTGGATGCCCTGTCCAGAGAGACCGATCTTGCTGTGGTGAAACCCGTTCGGACCACAGAAGGACACCTCATGCAGATGCTGGAGGTGCCGGGTCTGTCTGACATGCGCCCTTCTGCCCTGTTTGAGTGGATTCCGGGTCCTCTGCTGGAAGACAAGGTGTCTGTGCCCATCGTCCGACAACTGGGTGCAGTGACCGCCAAACTGCATGTGCACGCCCGCCAGTGGTCCCTGCCAGAAGGGTGTGCATTGCCCGTTTCCAACAAAATTTATCTGGGAGACGAGGTGGTGCTTTTCGATGAAAGGGGCGCAGAACACCTGTCCAGAGCACAGCAAAACCTGTTTGAAACCGCCTCCAAGAAAGCATCAGATGTTTTAAATGACATTTGGGCCAGAGAAGGCACACCCATTCCCATTCACACCGACTTGCACGATGGCAATTTGAAAGTCTGGCGCAATGTCTTGCAGGTGTTTGATTTTGACGATTGCGCTTTTGGCCATCCCGTGCAGGATGTTGCCAATGTCCTGTATTACCAGACGACCTATCCAGAGCGAGAAGCCTGCAATCAAGCTTTCATCGAGGGGTACCAACAGGTGACCCCTTGGACCTTTGAGGACACGGAAATTGAAGCCCTGAAAGCAGGTCGGGCTTTGCTGCTGGTGAACGACGTATTGAGGAACCTCAATCCAGACATCAGAAAGCACATTGCTGGCTTTCTGGAAAGGACCACCCAGCGCATGACCCTCTGGTTGGAGGAAGGCACCTACCGTTCACCCCAGCCATGA
- the ypfJ gene encoding KPN_02809 family neutral zinc metallopeptidase has translation MDWKRLRRSSNVQDRRGSGMGGGLAIGGGAGIILLIVSLLFGGDPGQILNQLGGNSGQQTSKAQNDEVLDFTRAILGSTEDYWGPVFQKSGRTYNPPGLDLFTAGTTTGCGNATSATGPFYCPNDQTIYIDPSFFNDLATRFGAKGDFAAAYVIAHEVGHHVQNELGIMDQVQRSGDRQGANSAAVRLELQADCMAGVWAHALANQSNPIATPEDINEGRVAAQSVGDDTLQERSRGYSDPESFTHGTSAQRDQWFTTGVKTGDVNRCNTFK, from the coding sequence ATGGATTGGAAACGTTTGAGACGCAGCAGCAATGTGCAAGACCGCCGGGGCAGTGGAATGGGCGGCGGATTGGCCATTGGCGGAGGTGCAGGCATCATTTTGCTGATTGTCAGCTTGTTGTTTGGCGGAGATCCCGGTCAGATTCTGAATCAACTGGGAGGCAACTCTGGACAGCAGACCTCCAAAGCACAAAACGATGAAGTGCTGGATTTCACCAGAGCCATTCTGGGCAGCACCGAAGATTACTGGGGACCCGTGTTCCAGAAATCTGGTCGCACCTACAACCCTCCTGGACTGGACCTGTTCACCGCAGGCACCACCACAGGATGTGGCAATGCCACCTCTGCCACAGGACCGTTTTATTGTCCCAATGACCAGACCATTTACATTGACCCCTCTTTCTTCAACGATCTGGCCACCCGTTTCGGAGCCAAAGGCGACTTCGCAGCCGCATACGTGATTGCCCACGAAGTGGGACACCACGTGCAAAACGAACTGGGCATCATGGATCAGGTTCAGCGCAGTGGGGACCGTCAGGGTGCCAACTCAGCAGCCGTGCGCCTTGAACTTCAAGCCGACTGCATGGCTGGGGTGTGGGCACATGCTCTGGCCAACCAGAGCAACCCCATTGCCACCCCTGAGGACATCAACGAAGGACGTGTGGCTGCACAGTCCGTTGGCGATGACACCCTGCAAGAACGCTCCAGAGGTTACTCCGACCCCGAGAGCTTCACCCACGGCACCAGCGCACAACGCGACCAGTGGTTCACCACTGGAGTCAAAACCGGCGACGTGAACAGATGCAACACTTTCAAGTGA
- the ntrB gene encoding nitrate ABC transporter permease, whose protein sequence is MQNVQYKATASRSTGVVLKGFKNAASQLGFFVAGISLLLLGWWIVGQNIKDLPTPLDVFGALKTMFADPYYERGPNDRGILNLLLSSLTRVASGFALGALIAIPLGILMGSVPFAKKLIDPVVQLLRPVSPLAWFPIGLTVFQSAEPATVFIIFITALWPTVINTAFGVSNLPKDFKNVARVFKFTPAQYISKVLIPFALPHILTGLRISFGIAWMVIVAAEMLSGKSGIGFFVWDAWNALSLPNVIAAIFIIGLTGLLFDRFFGFLERMVKYE, encoded by the coding sequence ATGCAAAACGTTCAATACAAAGCCACTGCTTCCCGTTCCACAGGTGTGGTCCTCAAAGGATTCAAGAATGCCGCCAGTCAACTCGGGTTTTTTGTGGCCGGAATCTCGCTGCTCTTGCTGGGCTGGTGGATTGTCGGACAGAACATCAAAGACCTGCCCACCCCTCTGGATGTGTTCGGAGCCCTGAAAACCATGTTCGCAGATCCCTACTACGAGCGTGGCCCCAACGACCGGGGCATCCTGAACCTGCTGCTCAGTTCACTGACCCGCGTGGCTTCCGGATTTGCTCTGGGCGCACTGATCGCCATTCCTCTGGGCATCCTGATGGGCAGTGTGCCCTTTGCCAAAAAACTCATCGATCCCGTGGTGCAGTTGCTGCGTCCGGTGAGTCCTCTGGCATGGTTTCCCATCGGCCTGACCGTGTTCCAGAGCGCTGAACCTGCCACCGTGTTCATCATCTTCATCACCGCCCTGTGGCCCACCGTGATCAACACCGCCTTCGGGGTCAGCAACCTGCCCAAGGATTTCAAGAACGTGGCACGGGTCTTCAAGTTCACCCCTGCCCAGTACATCAGCAAAGTGCTGATTCCCTTCGCCCTGCCCCACATCCTCACCGGTTTGCGGATCTCTTTCGGGATCGCATGGATGGTGATTGTGGCCGCCGAGATGCTCTCCGGCAAATCCGGCATCGGGTTCTTCGTGTGGGATGCATGGAATGCCCTGAGCCTGCCCAACGTGATCGCAGCGATTTTCATCATCGGCCTGACTGGACTGTTGTTTGACCGCTTCTTCGGATTCCTTGAACGGATGGTGAAATATGAGTAA
- a CDS encoding nitrate/nitrite transporter, whose amino-acid sequence MSTPNPSKVVIASTSGFTILFAVWVMFAIIGIPLQKELNLTDAQFALLTAVPVLTGSLLRLPVGILADKFGGKNVFTVLTLLTSIPLFILPFAASYNLILTLAFFVGLAGVSFAIGNSWISFWVPKERQGLALGTFGAGNVGASITKLLAPTLITLVPATGALIPGGWRFVPMLYGVLLILTALFIYFYAPTDRKNSTPKTLAQWMAPLKHLQVWRFGLYYVIFFGAYVAMSSWLPKYYKTVYGMDLKVAGLLVALFIFPASLLRPLGGYLSDRFGPRIVTLYSFYVCVAAAALLSLNTHLMPLPLFVVCTLLLGVGMGVGKASTYKLIANGYGADMGVVGGLVGMLGGLGGFFLPLLFATTAHTYAPSAFVWLLGFSVLSMVVFMGAVRKLQIREARASLVAADD is encoded by the coding sequence ATGTCCACCCCAAACCCCTCAAAAGTTGTGATTGCTTCCACCTCAGGATTCACCATCCTGTTCGCCGTCTGGGTGATGTTCGCCATCATCGGGATTCCCTTGCAAAAAGAGCTGAACCTGACGGACGCCCAGTTCGCCCTGCTCACCGCCGTTCCAGTGCTGACTGGCTCTCTGCTGCGCCTGCCTGTGGGCATTCTGGCCGACAAGTTTGGCGGCAAAAACGTCTTCACGGTTTTGACCCTACTGACCAGCATTCCCCTGTTCATCCTGCCTTTTGCAGCCAGCTACAACCTGATCCTGACTCTGGCTTTCTTTGTGGGTCTGGCTGGCGTGTCTTTTGCCATTGGCAACAGTTGGATCTCTTTCTGGGTGCCCAAAGAGCGTCAAGGGCTGGCTCTGGGCACGTTCGGGGCGGGCAATGTGGGCGCAAGCATCACCAAACTGCTGGCCCCCACCCTGATCACGCTGGTGCCTGCAACTGGAGCCCTGATCCCTGGAGGGTGGCGCTTCGTGCCCATGCTCTATGGGGTGCTGCTGATTTTGACTGCCCTGTTCATTTACTTTTACGCTCCAACAGACCGCAAGAACAGCACCCCCAAAACCCTTGCCCAGTGGATGGCTCCCCTGAAGCACCTGCAAGTTTGGCGTTTCGGGCTGTACTACGTGATCTTCTTTGGCGCTTACGTGGCGATGTCCAGCTGGCTGCCCAAGTACTACAAAACCGTGTATGGGATGGACCTCAAGGTGGCTGGACTCTTGGTGGCCCTGTTCATCTTCCCGGCCAGTTTGCTGCGTCCTCTGGGGGGATACCTGAGTGACCGTTTCGGCCCGAGAATCGTCACCCTGTATTCCTTTTACGTGTGTGTGGCAGCCGCTGCCTTGCTGAGTTTGAACACCCACTTGATGCCCCTTCCCCTGTTCGTGGTGTGCACCTTGCTGCTCGGGGTGGGGATGGGCGTGGGGAAAGCTTCCACCTACAAACTGATTGCCAACGGTTACGGTGCAGACATGGGCGTGGTGGGCGGTCTGGTCGGCATGCTGGGCGGTCTGGGCGGATTCTTCCTGCCTTTGCTGTTCGCAACCACTGCCCACACCTACGCCCCGAGTGCTTTCGTGTGGCTCCTCGGGTTCAGTGTGCTCAGCATGGTGGTGTTCATGGGTGCAGTTCGCAAATTGCAGATCCGTGAAGCCCGTGCATCTCTGGTGGCCGCAGACGATTGA
- a CDS encoding ABC transporter ATP-binding protein produces the protein MSKRSGTPTLDIKSVHKAFGSYVAVENVDLEIWPGEFIALIGHSGCGKSTLLNMISGLEKPSNGHIRLNGRSIEGPGPDRAMVFQNYSLLPWLSVFQNVLEAVKAAQPELGAAERKARVEEFLSVVGLMPHKDKKPSELSGGMKQRVAIARAFAIHPSVLLLDEPFGALDAITKSNLHEELLKMWSLENTDGSQKNVVMVTHDIDEAIYLADRIVVMSNGPKARIHEIIEVPLARPRSKAELIEDPTYLKIKAHLLSLLSVVLAHPA, from the coding sequence ATGAGTAAGCGCAGCGGAACCCCCACCCTCGACATCAAAAGCGTCCACAAAGCCTTTGGCAGTTACGTCGCCGTCGAGAATGTCGATCTGGAAATCTGGCCCGGAGAGTTCATCGCCCTGATCGGTCACTCTGGATGCGGCAAAAGCACCCTGCTGAACATGATCTCGGGTCTGGAAAAACCCAGCAACGGCCACATCCGCCTCAATGGACGCTCCATCGAAGGCCCCGGCCCGGACCGAGCCATGGTGTTCCAGAATTACTCCCTGCTTCCATGGCTGAGTGTCTTCCAGAACGTGCTGGAAGCCGTCAAAGCCGCCCAACCCGAGCTGGGTGCCGCAGAACGCAAAGCCCGCGTGGAAGAGTTTTTGAGCGTGGTGGGATTGATGCCCCACAAAGACAAGAAACCCAGCGAACTCTCTGGAGGCATGAAACAGCGCGTGGCCATCGCCAGAGCGTTTGCCATTCACCCTTCAGTGCTGCTGCTCGACGAGCCTTTCGGGGCACTGGACGCCATCACCAAAAGCAACCTGCACGAAGAACTGCTGAAAATGTGGTCTCTGGAAAACACCGACGGCAGCCAGAAAAACGTGGTGATGGTCACCCACGACATCGACGAAGCCATCTATCTGGCCGACCGCATCGTGGTGATGAGCAACGGACCCAAAGCCCGCATCCACGAAATCATCGAAGTGCCTCTGGCCCGCCCCCGCAGCAAGGCCGAATTGATTGAAGACCCCACCTACCTGAAGATCAAAGCGCATTTGTTGTCGTTGCTGAGTGTGGTGCTGGCACATCCAGCGTAA
- a CDS encoding aldo/keto reductase — MSDTFKLAGELEVKRLGFGAMRITGPGIWDEPKDPENARQLLKRVVELGINFIDTADSYGPEVSENLIREALHPYPADLVVATKGGLTRQGPDIWNAVGRPEYLRQCVEMSLRRLKLDRIDLWQLHRIDRKVPRDEQFGVIKEMQQEGKIRFFGLSEVSIEEIEAARKIVDVVSVQNLYNLTNRRSEDVLNYCEQHGIGFIPWFPLDVGNLAREGSALEQIASKLGAAPSQVALAWLLKRSRVMLPIPGTSSIKHLEENMKAESLQLSDEDMQTLNQLGS; from the coding sequence ATGTCAGACACATTCAAACTGGCTGGAGAACTGGAAGTCAAAAGGCTCGGGTTTGGGGCCATGCGGATCACGGGACCCGGCATCTGGGATGAACCCAAAGATCCCGAGAATGCCCGCCAACTGCTCAAACGCGTGGTGGAACTGGGCATCAACTTCATTGACACCGCAGATTCTTATGGTCCAGAGGTCAGTGAAAACCTGATCCGTGAAGCCTTGCACCCTTACCCGGCAGATCTGGTGGTGGCCACCAAAGGCGGCCTGACCCGTCAGGGACCGGACATCTGGAATGCTGTGGGCCGTCCTGAGTACCTGCGCCAGTGCGTGGAAATGAGCCTCAGGAGACTGAAGTTGGATCGCATCGACCTCTGGCAACTGCACCGCATTGACCGCAAGGTGCCCAGAGATGAACAATTTGGGGTGATCAAGGAAATGCAGCAGGAAGGCAAAATCCGCTTTTTTGGCCTGTCTGAAGTCAGCATTGAGGAAATCGAGGCAGCCCGCAAAATTGTGGATGTGGTCAGTGTTCAGAACCTCTACAACCTCACCAACCGGCGCTCTGAGGATGTGCTGAATTACTGTGAGCAGCACGGCATCGGCTTCATTCCGTGGTTTCCGCTGGATGTGGGCAATCTGGCCCGAGAAGGCAGTGCGCTGGAACAAATTGCCAGCAAATTGGGGGCTGCACCCTCACAGGTGGCTCTGGCATGGTTGCTCAAGCGCTCCAGGGTGATGTTGCCCATTCCGGGCACCTCCAGCATCAAGCACCTGGAGGAAAACATGAAGGCCGAAAGCCTGCAACTTTCCGACGAGGACATGCAAACCTTGAACCAGTTGGGTTCCTGA